Proteins found in one Subtercola endophyticus genomic segment:
- a CDS encoding ABC transporter substrate-binding protein, whose amino-acid sequence MTRVVHKHRLRAAAGLVLVGALALTGCSAGGSASSTSSAASSVLTVGASSGIPQLNPAIRTFAFEETLFPLLWTGLTKWDAAGKIQPDLAASWTSNTDATSWTFRLNPGAKFSDGSALDAQAVVDTFNYYLDPSTATQESNKLATISSVTAVDPTTVQFTLKAANAFLPESITGVRMIKVSDLADINSKPITSGPYTVSAFTPDSTVTMVQNPDYWGTPAKVKEIDLVKTADSTSATTSIRSGDINVLAGLALSDVSSFNGDSSVTLVKPQSLSQAVTWEVDMTSAPFNNLAARQALAYATDRATILKTAYYGQGVVSDTNTMLAPDNPFHATDLQSYPYDLDKAKALFAQAGVTDGSTLTWWSASAFPEQAAAGQILQASLAKIGIKLDIQTNDTATWAAKFYPAGQSYPGYIIANYQSVPASPAFSMNFLLSGRCECNWNSTAYDAAFASAIATTDTAAQQADWDAAQKLENEEVPLITPVISAPVAATSSSVSGVWLEGGGQVHLEDASVN is encoded by the coding sequence ATGACGCGTGTAGTACACAAACACCGACTGCGAGCAGCAGCCGGCCTGGTTCTGGTGGGCGCGCTAGCGCTGACCGGATGCTCTGCCGGCGGCTCGGCGAGCAGCACTTCTTCTGCCGCGAGTTCGGTGCTCACCGTCGGTGCCTCGTCGGGCATTCCCCAGCTGAACCCCGCCATCCGAACCTTCGCGTTCGAGGAGACACTGTTTCCGCTGCTCTGGACGGGCCTGACGAAGTGGGACGCGGCCGGCAAGATCCAGCCCGACCTCGCGGCGAGCTGGACCAGCAACACCGACGCCACCTCGTGGACCTTCAGACTGAACCCGGGCGCCAAGTTCTCTGACGGTTCCGCCCTCGACGCCCAGGCTGTCGTCGACACGTTCAACTACTACCTCGACCCGTCGACTGCCACACAGGAGTCGAACAAGCTCGCCACGATCTCGTCGGTCACGGCCGTCGACCCGACCACGGTGCAGTTCACGCTCAAGGCGGCGAACGCGTTCCTTCCCGAGTCGATCACGGGGGTGCGAATGATCAAAGTGAGCGATCTCGCCGACATCAACTCCAAGCCCATCACCTCCGGCCCCTACACGGTGTCGGCTTTCACGCCGGACAGCACCGTGACCATGGTGCAGAACCCCGACTACTGGGGCACGCCCGCCAAGGTGAAAGAGATCGACCTCGTGAAGACGGCGGATTCGACGTCGGCTACCACGAGCATCCGCTCGGGTGACATCAACGTGCTGGCGGGGCTCGCGCTCTCTGACGTGTCGTCGTTCAACGGTGACAGCTCTGTGACGCTGGTCAAGCCGCAGAGTCTCAGCCAGGCGGTGACGTGGGAGGTCGACATGACCAGCGCTCCGTTCAACAATCTCGCCGCACGGCAGGCGCTCGCCTACGCGACCGACCGCGCCACGATTCTGAAGACGGCGTACTACGGTCAAGGTGTCGTTTCAGACACGAACACCATGCTCGCGCCGGACAACCCCTTCCACGCCACCGACCTGCAGTCGTACCCGTACGACCTCGACAAGGCTAAAGCGCTGTTCGCTCAGGCCGGTGTCACCGATGGATCGACGCTGACATGGTGGAGTGCATCCGCCTTTCCCGAGCAGGCGGCTGCCGGCCAGATTCTGCAGGCGTCGCTTGCGAAGATCGGCATCAAGCTCGACATTCAGACGAACGACACGGCGACGTGGGCCGCGAAGTTCTACCCCGCGGGGCAGAGCTACCCGGGTTACATCATCGCGAACTATCAGTCCGTACCTGCCTCACCGGCGTTCTCGATGAACTTCTTGCTCTCGGGTCGCTGCGAGTGCAATTGGAACAGCACCGCCTACGACGCTGCCTTCGCCTCTGCGATCGCGACGACCGACACCGCTGCTCAACAGGCCGACTGGGATGCCGCACAGAAGCTCGAGAATGAAGAGGTGCCACTGATCACACCCGTCATCTCGGCTCCGGTCGCCGCGACCTCGTCGAGCGTCTCGGGCGTCTGGCTCGAGGGTGGCGGACAGGTTCATCTCGAAGACGCCAGCGTCAACTAG
- a CDS encoding ABC transporter permease: protein MARAVLARVGWSIVIVLASTVLVFVILRVLPGDPVLARLGASTQIDQATLQQLREQAGLTGPLYQQYLTWLFHALGGNLGSSYFSQQPVTDLIVARLPVTLEVTAIAVLFTLIISIPLAVWAAAQPNSPANRIIGLATSVGMAVPVFIIGIVLILIFSLGLHLLPARGYVAFSADPAENLTLMFLPALTLALVASPQLARFLRASMLDLWQADFVRTAEGKGAPNRVVVVRHILRNALVPFLIRLGVIVGYTLGGVVVVEYIFGLPGLGSLAIDSANKRDYAVLQGVVLVIVVLFILTTLVVDLVHRLVDPRLRKQAVRG from the coding sequence ATGGCCAGAGCCGTACTCGCCCGCGTCGGCTGGAGCATCGTCATCGTGCTGGCCAGCACGGTGCTCGTTTTCGTGATTCTGCGCGTTCTGCCGGGCGACCCGGTGCTCGCACGCCTCGGCGCAAGCACTCAGATCGACCAGGCCACCCTGCAGCAGTTGCGCGAGCAGGCCGGCTTGACCGGCCCCCTCTATCAGCAGTACCTCACCTGGCTGTTTCACGCTCTCGGTGGCAACCTCGGCTCGTCGTACTTCAGCCAGCAGCCCGTCACTGACCTCATCGTGGCACGGCTGCCCGTGACGCTCGAGGTCACCGCGATTGCGGTGCTGTTCACTCTGATCATCTCGATTCCGCTCGCAGTCTGGGCGGCGGCGCAACCGAACTCGCCGGCCAACCGCATCATCGGCCTGGCCACGTCGGTCGGCATGGCGGTTCCAGTGTTCATCATCGGCATCGTTCTCATTCTGATTTTCTCGCTCGGGCTGCACCTTCTGCCAGCTCGCGGTTATGTCGCGTTCAGCGCCGATCCGGCCGAGAACCTCACCCTCATGTTCTTACCGGCGCTCACGCTCGCCCTGGTCGCTTCGCCTCAGCTCGCCCGCTTCTTGCGAGCATCGATGCTTGATCTCTGGCAGGCGGATTTCGTGCGCACCGCCGAAGGCAAGGGTGCCCCGAACCGCGTCGTGGTCGTGCGACACATTCTGCGGAATGCGCTCGTGCCGTTTCTCATTCGGCTCGGCGTCATCGTGGGTTACACCCTCGGCGGGGTCGTCGTCGTCGAGTACATCTTCGGCCTACCGGGGCTCGGATCGCTGGCTATCGATTCCGCCAACAAGCGCGACTACGCAGTGCTGCAGGGCGTGGTGCTCGTGATCGTCGTGCTGTTCATCCTGACCACCCTGGTCGTCGACCTGGTGCATCGCCTCGTCGACCCGCGACTACGAAAGCAGGCTGTTCGTGGCTAG
- a CDS encoding ABC transporter permease — MASVPVRLVPSGRSKVMRFIARIPVSGWVVIAIILLCFLGPLVIPFGPNDLGVGEPFETPSAAHWFGTDDLGRDLLVRVLAGGQISLTVGIGATALSLIVGLIWGTTAAAYGGWVDTVLMRTGDAVMAIPQILFALVCVAAFHPSVTSMTLVIGLLLAPTTARLVRSTAVSELTSDYVTAARATGAGRGRIISVEVLPNIVPPVLVQAATNLVEAIMLEATLSFVGLGIQPPDASWGTLLLQGYAKMYNSIWFMVFPAAAIIVTLVALTLLSERLGAMFDLKEVGE, encoded by the coding sequence GTGGCTAGTGTTCCTGTGCGACTCGTGCCTTCTGGGCGGTCGAAGGTGATGCGCTTCATCGCGCGCATTCCTGTCTCGGGGTGGGTCGTGATCGCGATCATCCTGCTCTGCTTTCTGGGCCCGCTCGTCATACCGTTCGGGCCGAACGACCTCGGAGTGGGTGAACCCTTCGAGACGCCGAGCGCCGCGCACTGGTTCGGCACCGACGACCTCGGCCGTGACCTGCTCGTTCGAGTGCTCGCGGGTGGTCAGATCTCGCTGACGGTCGGCATTGGTGCCACCGCGCTGAGCCTGATCGTCGGGCTGATCTGGGGCACGACCGCCGCCGCGTACGGCGGCTGGGTCGACACCGTACTCATGCGCACGGGCGACGCTGTGATGGCGATTCCGCAGATTCTGTTTGCGCTCGTCTGCGTCGCCGCCTTTCACCCCAGCGTCACCTCGATGACCCTCGTCATCGGACTGCTGCTCGCACCGACCACGGCGCGACTCGTGCGCAGTACGGCTGTCTCCGAGCTCACCAGCGACTACGTCACCGCCGCCCGGGCCACCGGAGCCGGCCGTGGGCGCATCATCTCGGTCGAGGTGCTGCCCAACATCGTTCCGCCTGTGCTCGTGCAGGCGGCCACGAACCTCGTCGAGGCGATCATGCTCGAGGCGACCCTGAGTTTCGTCGGCCTCGGCATCCAGCCGCCGGATGCCTCGTGGGGAACCTTGCTGCTGCAGGGCTACGCCAAGATGTACAACTCGATCTGGTTCATGGTGTTTCCGGCGGCGGCCATCATCGTGACGCTGGTCGCCCTCACTCTGCTGAGTGAACGACTCGGAGCGATGTTCGATCTGAAAGAGGTGGGCGAATGA
- a CDS encoding ABC transporter ATP-binding protein, whose product MTGKPAVSVRDLVVSVPTRTGVRDLVDGISFDVLPGRVLGIVGESGSGKSLTALSLMRLHRAPVAIRSGSITVAGDDVLAMSRKRLNRYRGTSTAMIYQNPMSSLNPVLTVGAQVAEAVRLHSKLDRAAARRRVEELFASVGIDRPAERYDLYPFEMSGGMLQRVVIAMAMSGSPSLLIADEATTALDVTTQETVLDLLRSLVDGRQMAMVFITHDLAVASEFCDDIQVMFAGRIVERGTAEQIFTNPLHPYTQGLVGSLCTLDMPLDRPITTMPADIRALSETIAPIDHATLGARA is encoded by the coding sequence ATGACCGGGAAGCCGGCAGTCTCCGTTCGTGACCTGGTGGTGTCGGTGCCGACCAGAACAGGTGTGCGCGACCTCGTCGACGGCATCTCGTTCGACGTTCTGCCCGGCCGAGTGCTCGGCATCGTCGGGGAGTCGGGAAGCGGCAAGTCGTTGACCGCACTGAGTCTGATGCGACTGCACCGCGCGCCGGTCGCCATTCGGTCGGGTTCGATCACGGTCGCCGGCGACGATGTGCTGGCTATGAGCAGAAAACGGTTGAACCGCTATCGCGGCACGTCGACCGCCATGATCTATCAGAACCCGATGTCGTCGCTGAACCCCGTTCTGACCGTCGGCGCGCAGGTCGCCGAGGCTGTGCGGCTGCACTCGAAGCTCGACCGGGCTGCGGCGCGCAGAAGGGTTGAAGAGCTGTTCGCAAGCGTCGGCATCGATCGGCCGGCCGAACGGTACGACCTCTACCCGTTCGAGATGTCGGGCGGAATGCTGCAGCGCGTCGTCATCGCGATGGCGATGAGTGGCAGCCCCTCGTTACTGATCGCTGATGAGGCCACCACTGCGCTCGACGTCACCACGCAGGAGACGGTTCTCGACCTGCTGCGATCGCTCGTCGACGGCCGGCAGATGGCCATGGTATTCATCACGCACGACCTCGCTGTGGCGTCGGAGTTCTGCGACGACATCCAGGTGATGTTCGCCGGCCGCATCGTCGAGCGGGGCACCGCCGAGCAGATTTTCACGAACCCGCTGCACCCCTACACGCAGGGACTGGTTGGTTCGCTCTGCACCCTCGACATGCCGCTCGATCGCCCGATCACCACGATGCCGGCCGACATCAGAGCGCTGAGCGAGACGATCGCGCCTATCGACCACGCCACACTGGGAGCCCGCGCATGA
- a CDS encoding ATP-binding cassette domain-containing protein, producing the protein MTNDLVPAPVIVAEDLQLTFAQGKRMTRAMDHVSFTVERGTTLALVGQSGSGKTTTARTILGLQRPDSGVVRVCGQEVHALKPAELQKLRRRMQVVLQDPFGQLNRRHTVQRIIEGPMVAHGYLDAPGRKQRATDLADAVGLTLAQLGRKPQELSGGQCQRVAIARALAVNPEVVVLDEAVSALDVSVRAQILNLLSQLQRDIGLTYLFITHDLAVARYMSHNIAVMNAGRIVEYAPREQLFADPQDPYTRALLAAIPQGIHRKGLADV; encoded by the coding sequence ATGACGAACGATCTCGTACCCGCCCCCGTCATCGTGGCCGAGGACCTTCAGCTGACCTTCGCCCAGGGCAAGCGGATGACCCGTGCCATGGATCACGTCAGCTTCACTGTCGAGCGCGGCACGACACTTGCCCTCGTGGGGCAGTCAGGCAGTGGCAAGACCACCACGGCTCGCACCATTCTCGGTCTGCAGCGCCCCGACAGCGGAGTGGTTCGCGTCTGCGGCCAAGAGGTGCACGCGCTGAAGCCCGCTGAGCTGCAGAAGCTCCGCCGGCGCATGCAGGTCGTGTTGCAAGACCCGTTCGGTCAGCTGAATCGTCGCCACACGGTGCAACGCATCATTGAGGGGCCGATGGTCGCACACGGTTACCTCGATGCCCCCGGGCGTAAGCAGCGGGCCACAGACCTGGCAGATGCCGTGGGCCTCACGCTCGCTCAGCTGGGCCGCAAGCCGCAGGAGCTGTCGGGCGGCCAGTGCCAACGTGTCGCCATCGCCCGGGCGCTCGCTGTGAATCCCGAAGTCGTGGTGCTCGACGAGGCCGTCTCGGCGCTCGACGTATCGGTGCGGGCTCAGATTCTGAATCTGCTCAGCCAGCTGCAGCGTGACATCGGGCTCACCTATCTCTTCATCACGCACGACCTGGCCGTGGCGCGGTACATGTCGCACAACATCGCGGTGATGAACGCGGGCCGCATCGTCGAGTACGCCCCGCGCGAGCAACTCTTCGCCGACCCGCAAGACCCGTACACGCGGGCGTTGCTCGCCGCCATTCCCCAGGGAATCCACCGAAAGGGGCTCGCCGATGTATGA
- a CDS encoding neutral/alkaline non-lysosomal ceramidase N-terminal domain-containing protein, whose protein sequence is MYESSAPILQDARPSVSSFTPRESAIVVGTAVVDITPPVGIRAHNWGAARIGHATGVHRPLTASALALHDTAAGAWRYIVTADLGWWHSIAVYAGVFDPIAAALDATDQTLLLHLVHTHAGPSLAEGELGLPGSELVEPYRERLVEQIVEACRAAREAAAPQVVTWAYGHCDMAVNREFACGDREVLAFNPTRTADDTVAVGRVSDSSGAVTAVLVNYACHPTTLAHENSLLSPDFIGATRELVERVTGASCFFFQGASGDLSPREQYSPGTDLADRHGRSLGHAVLSTLETMSAPSTRLEFAGVVESGAPLGIWYAEPAEANSEQVFLSGSVELECRPVVSAAELAERWAGIDPLAAQERIARSQRLADGYRTGLTAEHPVWVWQLGDAVFVAQPGEAFSKLQLELRERFADRMIVVLNLTNGPGFMYLPPTQTYDVDSYQVWQTLLARGGLERVIAFASDLIETLPAPRPVLA, encoded by the coding sequence ATGTATGAGTCTTCCGCGCCGATACTGCAGGATGCCCGCCCGAGCGTCTCTTCGTTCACCCCGCGTGAATCGGCGATCGTCGTCGGCACGGCGGTCGTGGATATCACTCCTCCCGTGGGCATCAGGGCGCACAATTGGGGAGCGGCGCGCATCGGTCACGCCACCGGAGTGCACCGCCCTCTGACTGCCAGCGCTCTCGCTCTGCACGACACGGCCGCAGGCGCCTGGCGGTACATCGTGACGGCCGATCTCGGCTGGTGGCACAGCATCGCCGTGTATGCCGGGGTATTCGACCCGATCGCGGCAGCCCTCGACGCCACCGATCAGACCCTGCTGCTGCATCTGGTGCACACGCACGCCGGCCCGTCGCTTGCTGAGGGAGAACTCGGTCTACCCGGCAGCGAACTGGTCGAGCCGTACCGCGAACGCCTCGTCGAGCAGATCGTCGAGGCGTGCCGGGCCGCTCGCGAGGCAGCCGCCCCGCAGGTCGTGACCTGGGCCTATGGGCATTGCGACATGGCGGTCAATCGTGAGTTCGCCTGCGGTGACCGCGAGGTGCTCGCTTTCAATCCGACACGGACGGCTGACGACACCGTGGCGGTCGGTCGCGTCTCCGACTCCTCGGGGGCTGTCACGGCGGTGCTGGTCAACTATGCCTGCCACCCCACGACCCTAGCCCACGAGAACTCGCTGCTCTCGCCCGACTTCATCGGGGCGACCCGAGAACTCGTCGAACGCGTCACCGGGGCATCCTGCTTCTTCTTTCAAGGTGCCTCAGGCGATCTTTCGCCGCGCGAGCAGTACTCACCCGGCACCGACCTCGCCGACCGGCACGGTCGCTCCCTCGGTCACGCGGTGCTGTCGACTCTCGAGACGATGTCGGCGCCCTCGACTCGGCTCGAGTTCGCCGGAGTCGTCGAGTCGGGCGCCCCGCTCGGAATCTGGTACGCCGAGCCGGCGGAGGCGAACTCCGAGCAGGTGTTCCTGTCGGGCAGTGTCGAGCTGGAGTGCCGCCCGGTCGTGAGTGCGGCCGAGCTCGCCGAGCGCTGGGCGGGCATCGATCCGCTCGCGGCTCAGGAGCGCATCGCGCGCTCGCAACGCCTCGCCGACGGCTACCGCACCGGGCTGACCGCCGAGCATCCGGTGTGGGTGTGGCAGCTGGGCGACGCCGTTTTCGTCGCTCAACCCGGTGAAGCATTCTCGAAGCTGCAGCTCGAGCTGCGCGAGCGCTTCGCTGACCGGATGATCGTGGTGCTCAACCTCACGAACGGACCAGGCTTCATGTACCTTCCCCCGACCCAGACCTACGACGTCGACTCCTACCAGGTGTGGCAGACCTTGCTCGCCCGCGGAGGACTCGAGCGCGTCATCGCCTTCGCGTCCGACCTCATCGAGACGCTCCCCGCCCCGCGCCCGGTGCTCGCATGA
- a CDS encoding SDR family NAD(P)-dependent oxidoreductase, with product MTAAKVAVVTGAAGGIGRAIAEDLALHGWALVLVDTNELELSAAEEEFGRLTRVAAVVGDVAERATHVRAADAAATLGALVGWVNCAGITIREPLHAVTASVAERVIGVNQFGTLWGTSVALERMLEASEATETAADADSAESSSAVAPANAARRRTRGAIVNMSSVHAHSSYAEFAVYEMTKAAIEALTRNAAIAYGAQGIRVNAVAPGAVMTPALEASFASAPDPAGARQDLADKSALGRIADASEIASVVRFLLSDDASYVTGQSILIDGGWASILGRDSTDPSRRRTSGGSE from the coding sequence ATGACGGCCGCAAAGGTCGCCGTCGTCACCGGCGCGGCAGGCGGCATCGGCCGGGCAATCGCCGAAGACCTGGCCCTGCACGGCTGGGCGCTGGTGCTCGTCGACACGAATGAACTCGAACTGAGCGCCGCCGAAGAAGAATTCGGTCGCCTCACGCGAGTCGCGGCCGTGGTCGGCGACGTCGCAGAGCGCGCAACTCATGTTCGCGCCGCCGACGCGGCAGCGACGCTCGGCGCGCTCGTCGGCTGGGTCAACTGCGCGGGAATCACCATTCGTGAACCTCTGCACGCCGTCACGGCATCGGTCGCCGAGCGCGTCATCGGGGTCAACCAGTTCGGCACACTGTGGGGCACAAGTGTGGCGCTCGAGCGGATGCTCGAAGCAAGCGAAGCCACGGAGACCGCTGCGGACGCCGATTCCGCCGAATCCTCTTCCGCCGTTGCCCCCGCCAACGCCGCCCGCCGCCGCACCCGTGGTGCCATCGTCAATATGTCGTCGGTGCACGCCCACAGCTCCTACGCCGAGTTCGCCGTCTACGAGATGACCAAGGCGGCTATCGAGGCCCTGACGCGCAACGCTGCCATCGCCTATGGAGCGCAGGGCATCCGGGTCAATGCGGTGGCGCCCGGAGCCGTCATGACTCCCGCGCTCGAGGCCTCGTTCGCGTCGGCCCCAGACCCGGCGGGCGCCCGGCAGGATCTCGCCGACAAGAGCGCACTCGGCCGTATCGCCGACGCGAGTGAAATCGCATCGGTGGTGAGGTTTCTGCTCTCTGACGACGCCTCGTATGTCACGGGTCAGTCGATTCTGATCGACGGCGGCTGGGCATCCATTCTCGGTCGTGACTCGACCGACCCGAGCAGGCGCCGCACCTCAGGAGGTTCCGAATGA